From one Dermacentor silvarum isolate Dsil-2018 chromosome 3, BIME_Dsil_1.4, whole genome shotgun sequence genomic stretch:
- the LOC119443708 gene encoding uncharacterized protein LOC119443708 yields the protein MAKVAILVAKDITVIEHSLSEPEVEHLTIEIVPNKRGRKSTFVVNTYKPPRPAKADFTNLLSESSRLAQANQLIVVGYFNSPHRDWGYQSNSARGVTVARAIEALRMELLTDPLYPSREGNSVTRDSCPDLTLIKNVTESTWTNLGETLGSDHCILSTSTSSSKIRRHLGAAHITDWPKFRNAPVPSGPIQSIHVWSEDIRQAYKTATETIHRTPEAPEVDRHLLKLWEKRSRLVGRWKRQRLNRSLRLRIAHLTEGAQTYATNLAQQNWQQFCESLRGTLGTSRTWAILQNLIDPSKSKSESTRIMKRIAHLSPGDNVALLLALRDKYIGTSTTPPYSATYQGEENPALDAPISEAEVYAAVRLCTRNTTAGADKINNALIRNLSKAQIRDLTKYLNDSLWEKNEIPSEWKHSDIIVIPKPGKKPAVEALRPISLTSCLGKLYERVVQTRLEHYIEDNDLFHPSMIGFRSGLSTQDAFLLLKEEVLSNIPRGGEHLIMELDLKSAFDSVSHEAILSELSNLSYGERTFQYVKTFLSNRTATIGMGSEHRYTLYADDIEIWTNTGSLAEKEDTLQAAAICVETEAIRCGLHCSPDKSEVIRIQGHHYKSPGNLNILLHGVPIREVPLIRILGLWLQSDGKANHTLQLLKTTTQQISKMIRRVARNRKGMREDTIRLVQALVISRLSYGLPYLTLLRADFNKANAMIRVAYKNALATGRHILKRIGYPADLDAIQSTTNIPTSYRARVHVAPLPKNMSQSHNEGRRNARVDYLKRTVGRSPRTVYVDAALYKDTSNAAAAVVVDSSYEEVSSIPIPHCTVTEAEAAAIMLAVQYGDATNRELQLITDSQAACRLLLAGRIPQKLARFTTNSLATNSSLKHQITWAPGHSGLEGNEAVDRLGTQSSIPLLPSPYPQLTARDFNTCANNVSFAPHHTRG from the exons ATGGCGAAGGTTGCAATCCTCGTCGCAAAAGACATCACTGTTATTGAGCACTCGTTGTCAGAACCGGAGGTTGAGCACTTAACCATAGAGATCGTGCCCAACAAACGGGGCCGAAAGAGCACGTTCGTGGTTAACACGTACAAGCCACCAAGGCCGGCGAAGGCCGATTTCACCAACCTCCTTTCCGAATCCAGTCGACTGGCGCAAGCAAACCAGCTTATTGTAGTCGGGTACTTCAATTCCCCTCACCGGGACTGGGGGTATCAGTCAAACTCAGCAAGAGGAGTGACAGTCGCGCGAGCAATAGAAGCCCTACGAATGGAACTCCTTACCGACCCTCTATATCCGAGCAGGGAAGGCAACAGTGTCACCCGTGACTCCtgccccgacctcaccctgatcAAGAACGTCACCGAGTCCACGTGGACGAACCTAGGAGAAaccctgggcagcgaccactgtATACTCAGCACGTCCACATCATCTAGCAAAATTAGAAGACATCTGGGTGCCGCCCATATCACTGACTGGCCCAAATTCCGCAATGCACCCGTCCCGTCAGGTCCAATCCAGTCGATACACGTCTGGAGCGAGGACatcagacaggcatacaagacagCCACAGAAACAATACACCGTACACCTGAAGCCCCAGAGGTAGACCGCCACCTTCTCAAGCTATGGGAAAAGCGCAGCCGGCTCGTGGGAAGATGGAAAAGGCAACGGCTAAACAGATCCCTCCGCCTGCGGATTGCACACCTCACAGAGGGCGCTCAGACATACGCCACCAACCTAGCACAGCAAAACTGGCAACAGTTTTGTGAGTCACTGCGGGGAACACTGGGAACCTCCCGTACGTGGGCAATCCTGCAGAACCTCATCGACCCCTCTAAATCAAAATCTGAATCTACACGCATCATGAAGCGTATTGCTCACCTCTCTCCGGGAGACAACGTAGCCCTACTTCTGGCTCTAAGGGACAAATACATCGGTACCAGCACCACGCCACCCTACTCTGCGACCTATCAGGGTGAGGAAAATCCGGCACTCGACGCTCCCATCTCCGAAGCCGAGGTGTACGCCGCAGTACGATTGTGCACCCGAAATACTACGGCTGGAGCGGACAAAATTAACAACGCCTTGATCCGCAACCTGAGCAAGGCACAGATCAGGGACCTCACCAAGTACCTGAACGACTCGCTCTGGGAGAAGAATGAAATTCCCTCCGAGTGGAAACACTCGGATATCATAGTaatcccgaaaccgggcaagaagcCGGCAGTGGAAGCTCTAcgacctatatctctcacatcgTGCCTGGGCAAGCTCTACGAGCGAGTCGTCCAGACGCGCCTTGAACACTACATAGAAGATAACGATctttttcatccatccatgatTGGCTTCCGGTCTGGCCTGTCGACACAAGACGCCTTCCTTCTCCTGAAGGAGGAAGTACTGTCTAACATCCCGAGGGGTGGCGAACACCTCATTATGGAGCTGGATCTCAAAAGCGCGTTTGATAGCGTGTCTCACGAGGCAATACTCTCCGAGCTCAGCAATCTCAGCTATGGCGAGCGCACCTTCCAATATGTCAAGActtttctgtccaaccgaacGGCAACAATAGGAATGG GTTCCGAACATCGGTACAccctgtatgcggacgacattgagATCTGGACAAACACCGGATCTCTAGCCGAGAAGGAAGACACACTCCAAGCGGCAGCAATCTGTGTCGAAACAGAGGCCATTCGATGCGGACTCCACTGCTCCCCCGACAAATCCGAAGTGATCCGCATACAGGGACACCACTACAAATCGCCAGGCAACCTAAACATCCTCCTACATGGGGTCCCAATCCGGGAGGTACCACTCATCCGGATCCTGGGCCTCTGGCTGCAGAGCGACGGAAAGGCCAACCACACACTCCAACTGCTCAAGACTACAACACAGCAGATCTCTAAGATGATCCGCCGGGTGGCcagaaacagaaaaggcatgcGGGAGGACACGATCCGTTTGGTGCAGGCACTGGTCATCAGCCGCCTTTCCTACGGGCTCCCTTACCTCACCCTGCTCCGAGCAGACTTCAACAAAGCCAATGCGATGATACGCGTAGCCTACAAGAACGCCCTCG CGACAGGCCGACACATCCTAAAGCGCATCGGCTACCCGGCGGACCTTGACGCCATCCAGTCGACCACAAACATTCCGACATCGTACCGGGCCAGAGTACACGTGGCCCCGCTCCCAAAAAACATGTCACAATCCCACAACGAAGGCAGAAGAAATGCCCGAGTGGACTACCTCAAACGCACAGTGGGACGGAGCCCGAGGAcggtgtacgtggacgccgcCCTATATAAGGATAcatcgaacgcagcagcagccgtggtgGTGGACTCTTCTTACGAAGAAGTCTCCAGCATCCCCATCCCGCACTGCACCGTCACAGAGGCGGAAGCTGCGGCGATCATGCTGGCCGTTCAGTACGGGGACGCGACCAACCGAGAACTTCAACTAATAACCGACTCCCAAGCGGCGTGTCGGCTCCTTCTTGCAGGCAGAATACCTCAGAAATTAGCTAGATTCACGACTAATTCATTGGCTACAAATTCATCGCTCAAACATCAGATCACGTGGGCTCCGGGACACTCGGGGCTGGAGGGTAACGAGGCCGTGGACAGGCTAGGGACACAATCCTCGATCCCACTACTACCCTCCCCGTACCCGCAGCTTACGGCGCGCGACTTCAACACCTGCGCAAACAACGTCAGCTTTGCCCCCCACCACACAAGGGGCTAA